The Shewanella zhangzhouensis genome has a window encoding:
- a CDS encoding TonB family protein — protein MKTIGKIAPLLLALHAVSPQVLADEFSDVYRSYQQAWESGNHIDARSFADKAYVLGEAKFGKDSVDYANLGLNLAKALRKDNSGDFAVNRQRATEIATLSLTSYEARFGENAADLIEPLIVLGDVTEDSKTAKNAYQRALKLAKASGKADLLAYTRMNAYKRLSRTEYYTSAVYGYIRDAHEYFVENHPANSAVRLEATYMLAGAHMGNGKYQKAEPLFLEVIEQYKIFDYAHPYALGAHSRLVELYERMGKSDLSTEHCIAIGSMKPWDDNQEQTPLFRKNPEYPMELVRRGKSGWAEISFTVDEMGMVRDPKVLDSEGGKGFEKASMEALSAWRYAPKFEDGKPVKAESSVRLDFRVER, from the coding sequence ATGAAAACAATAGGGAAAATTGCCCCGCTTCTACTTGCCCTCCATGCTGTTTCGCCCCAGGTTTTAGCCGACGAGTTTTCTGATGTCTACCGCAGTTACCAACAGGCTTGGGAAAGCGGCAACCACATTGATGCGCGCAGTTTTGCCGACAAGGCCTATGTTCTTGGGGAGGCGAAATTTGGTAAAGACAGTGTGGATTACGCCAATCTGGGCCTCAATCTGGCCAAGGCGCTCAGAAAAGACAATTCGGGTGATTTTGCGGTCAATCGTCAGCGTGCCACTGAGATTGCGACACTCAGCCTGACGAGCTATGAAGCGCGATTTGGCGAGAATGCCGCAGATCTGATTGAGCCTCTCATTGTGCTTGGTGATGTGACTGAAGACAGTAAAACCGCAAAAAACGCCTATCAGCGTGCACTGAAGCTTGCCAAAGCGTCTGGAAAGGCGGATTTGCTTGCCTACACCCGCATGAACGCTTACAAGCGGCTGTCGAGAACTGAGTATTACACGTCAGCAGTGTATGGTTATATCCGTGATGCTCATGAATATTTTGTTGAAAACCACCCCGCCAACAGTGCCGTGCGCCTTGAAGCGACCTACATGCTGGCCGGTGCTCATATGGGCAATGGTAAATACCAAAAAGCCGAGCCTCTGTTTCTCGAAGTTATTGAGCAATATAAAATATTTGACTATGCCCATCCCTATGCCCTGGGCGCCCACAGTCGTCTGGTTGAGCTGTATGAGCGCATGGGCAAATCTGATCTTTCCACTGAGCATTGCATTGCCATTGGCAGCATGAAGCCCTGGGATGACAATCAAGAGCAGACGCCGCTGTTCCGTAAGAATCCTGAGTATCCAATGGAGCTTGTCAGACGCGGCAAGAGTGGCTGGGCTGAAATCAGCTTTACGGTAGATGAAATGGGTATGGTTCGCGATCCCAAGGTGCTCGACTCAGAAGGCGGCAAGGGTTTTGAGAAGGCCTCAATGGAGGCTCTCAGCGCCTGGCGTTATGCCCCCAAGTTTGAAGATGGCAAGCCGGTGAAAGCAGAAAGCTCAGTCAGGCTGGACTTTCGGGTAGAGCGATAA
- a CDS encoding TonB family protein, with protein sequence MIKGINIMQSTWKILPLLVVLNSFLPVAMAREFSQVYDSYRHALEIGNLSDARKFAEEAYQLGEAKFGKDSLNYANLGLNFAKALRDDSSKKYVERKTQATEVAKNSLAIYRTHFEGTATELIEPLMVVGDVTQDNRLARESYKSALEIAEDSGKPDILAVTQMGAFKRLSHTEFYDRSLFSGLEDAHEYFINSLPPNAVDRLEATYLLARAYHGQKKYSKAEPLYLEVIKGYDVLDFTHPYSLSSHSRLVELYEHEGERDKATKHCIAIGSMTPWDDNQEQTPLFRKPAKYPINLAKRGKDGWVEVHFTVDEMGMVRDPKVTRSSGGRAFEAAAVEAVSAWRFAPKFEDGKPVKAKTAVKMAFEIAK encoded by the coding sequence GTGATTAAAGGAATAAATATAATGCAATCAACGTGGAAGATTTTACCTCTGCTGGTCGTACTCAACAGCTTTTTACCGGTGGCAATGGCGAGGGAGTTTTCCCAGGTTTATGACAGTTATAGGCATGCGTTGGAGATTGGAAATCTGAGCGATGCGCGAAAGTTTGCAGAAGAGGCTTATCAATTGGGGGAGGCCAAGTTTGGTAAAGACAGCCTGAATTATGCGAATCTGGGGTTAAATTTTGCCAAAGCCCTGCGAGATGACTCATCCAAAAAGTACGTAGAGAGAAAAACTCAAGCGACTGAAGTTGCCAAAAACAGTCTGGCGATTTACAGGACGCACTTCGAAGGGACAGCCACCGAATTGATTGAGCCCCTGATGGTGGTTGGTGATGTGACGCAGGACAACAGATTGGCTCGCGAAAGCTATAAGAGTGCACTGGAGATTGCTGAGGACTCGGGTAAGCCTGATATCCTTGCTGTGACCCAAATGGGCGCGTTCAAGCGTCTTTCCCACACAGAGTTTTACGATCGTTCGTTGTTTTCCGGCCTTGAGGATGCCCATGAATATTTCATTAACTCCCTTCCTCCGAATGCAGTCGACCGCCTTGAGGCGACTTACTTGCTCGCCAGAGCCTATCACGGCCAAAAGAAATATTCCAAAGCAGAGCCTCTCTATCTTGAGGTGATAAAGGGCTATGACGTACTGGATTTCACTCACCCCTACAGTCTGTCTTCCCACAGTCGACTGGTTGAACTCTATGAGCATGAAGGCGAGCGTGATAAAGCGACAAAGCATTGCATTGCCATTGGCAGCATGACACCCTGGGATGACAATCAGGAGCAGACACCCCTGTTTCGTAAACCAGCTAAATATCCCATAAATCTTGCCAAACGAGGTAAGGACGGCTGGGTTGAAGTTCATTTTACCGTTGATGAGATGGGTATGGTTCGCGACCCCAAAGTAACGAGATCATCAGGTGGCCGGGCCTTTGAGGCTGCTGCTGTGGAGGCTGTGAGTGCCTGGCGTTTTGCACCCAAGTTTGAAGATGGCAAGCCGGTAAAAGCAAAAACAGCGGTCAAGATGGCTTTTGAAATAGCAAAGTAA
- a CDS encoding MATE family efflux transporter, which yields MNHTQAMLEAPVSRLFWRYTLPTIASMLVTGIYVTIDGMFVGHFLGETGLAGIMLAYPVGALLYAVGALIGMGAGALVSIKLGEGKTAKARELLGNAFSLVLLSALFFTLVGSISARHILIWLGAEGEVLESAHDYLFWYFALCIFPLISMAFSTLLRNDGKPAFVTWVLIAGGVINTLLDYLFIVVWDFGLAGASIATMLSQAVTGLLCLQHFFRGKTALRIDLQQMRLKLDNCLNIARVGLPSLLMNLYLSIVLTLHNTALLWVGTPLHVAAYGVVSYTEAFFYLIFEGIALGSQPVLSFNAGAGRMDRVRKTRNLAMMVTLLTAGLGLLFIYGKPEWALYIFAGDNPVLSPVAIEGMRLYFWGLPFEGLILVGASFFQAINRPREASILTGTKLLLIAAVIYSFAWLFGVPGVWVSLACVSSVLTLWMVYSLVRIDAA from the coding sequence ATGAACCATACCCAAGCTATGCTGGAAGCGCCAGTCTCAAGGCTCTTTTGGCGCTACACCCTGCCAACCATAGCGTCCATGCTGGTTACCGGGATTTATGTCACCATTGATGGCATGTTCGTCGGACATTTTCTCGGCGAAACAGGGCTTGCGGGCATTATGCTGGCCTATCCGGTGGGCGCCTTGCTGTATGCGGTCGGCGCCCTGATTGGCATGGGGGCCGGGGCACTGGTGTCCATCAAGCTGGGTGAGGGGAAAACGGCCAAGGCAAGGGAGCTCCTCGGTAACGCCTTCAGTCTGGTACTGCTGTCGGCGCTGTTTTTTACCCTGGTGGGCTCAATCAGCGCCAGACATATTCTTATTTGGCTCGGCGCCGAAGGGGAGGTGCTGGAAAGTGCCCATGACTACCTGTTCTGGTACTTTGCCCTGTGTATTTTCCCGCTGATCTCAATGGCGTTTTCAACGCTTTTGCGAAACGATGGCAAGCCGGCCTTTGTTACCTGGGTGCTGATCGCCGGTGGAGTGATAAATACCCTGCTGGATTACCTCTTTATTGTGGTGTGGGACTTTGGTCTGGCGGGGGCTTCCATCGCCACCATGCTGTCTCAGGCAGTGACGGGTCTTCTTTGTCTGCAGCATTTCTTCCGGGGCAAGACAGCGCTGCGAATCGACTTACAGCAGATGCGGCTTAAGTTGGACAACTGCTTGAATATTGCCCGGGTGGGACTGCCAAGCCTGCTGATGAACCTGTACCTGTCCATCGTGCTCACGCTGCACAACACTGCGCTTTTATGGGTGGGAACGCCGCTGCATGTGGCGGCTTATGGGGTCGTGAGTTACACAGAAGCGTTTTTCTATCTGATTTTTGAAGGTATCGCCCTTGGCTCTCAACCGGTACTCAGTTTTAACGCCGGTGCCGGCCGCATGGACAGGGTTCGCAAGACCCGCAATCTGGCGATGATGGTGACCTTGCTGACAGCAGGACTGGGGCTGCTGTTCATCTACGGCAAACCCGAGTGGGCCTTGTACATTTTCGCCGGAGACAATCCGGTGTTAAGCCCTGTGGCCATTGAGGGGATGCGGCTCTATTTCTGGGGGCTGCCCTTTGAGGGCCTGATTTTGGTGGGGGCGAGCTTTTTCCAGGCCATCAACCGGCCAAGAGAAGCCTCTATTCTGACCGGCACCAAATTACTGCTGATAGCGGCAGTGATTTACAGCTTTGCCTGGCTGTTTGGTGTTCCCGGCGTCTGGGTGTCGCTGGCCTGTGTCAGCAGCGTTCTCACCCTGTGGATGGTTTACAGCCTGGTCAGGATTGACGCAGCCTGA
- a CDS encoding CobW family GTP-binding protein, protein MLLGNIPVNVITGFLGAGKTSFIKQLLAQKPEGETWAVLVNEFGEVGLDAALLGSREGLAIREVPGGCICCAAGVPTRVAVAQLLRQARPSRLLIEPTGLGHPANILKTLMAPEYQGVLSIQRTLCLVDSRNLNDTRYTQNDIFNQQLAVADLVLACKADIQAPDFLATLGAYVTDINPGAPVLPFSAHAPVSGPLLKAMMQVSTRAPRLMSAPRGFFATKPAAAMGLFDEEEALEALAFNDQGFIRKPHQADGIFACGWCFNAGWTFDFDALMAVVEANPSLRLKAVMITPDGILAINRLETELSLAELDDAMDSRIEFIATEPLDWDAIEGALLASGSTVGGSPVV, encoded by the coding sequence ATGCTGCTTGGGAATATCCCCGTCAATGTCATCACAGGTTTTTTAGGCGCAGGTAAAACCAGTTTTATCAAACAATTACTGGCGCAAAAGCCTGAAGGAGAAACCTGGGCCGTTCTGGTTAATGAGTTTGGCGAAGTCGGCCTGGATGCCGCTTTGCTGGGCAGCCGCGAGGGTTTGGCTATCCGTGAAGTGCCCGGGGGCTGTATTTGCTGCGCCGCAGGGGTGCCCACCAGGGTGGCGGTGGCCCAGCTGCTCAGACAAGCCAGACCCAGCCGTCTCCTGATTGAGCCAACAGGCCTCGGCCATCCTGCCAATATTCTCAAAACCCTGATGGCACCGGAATATCAGGGGGTGTTATCCATCCAGCGCACCCTGTGTTTGGTGGACTCGCGAAACCTTAACGATACCCGTTATACCCAAAATGACATCTTCAATCAGCAGCTTGCGGTGGCCGATCTGGTGCTGGCCTGCAAGGCCGATATTCAGGCACCTGACTTTCTAGCTACCCTTGGCGCTTATGTCACAGACATCAATCCCGGCGCCCCTGTGCTGCCCTTTTCTGCACACGCACCCGTCTCTGGGCCCCTGCTTAAGGCCATGATGCAAGTATCGACCCGGGCGCCGCGGCTGATGTCCGCTCCCCGGGGCTTCTTTGCCACCAAGCCTGCGGCCGCCATGGGCCTCTTTGATGAGGAGGAAGCCCTGGAGGCTTTGGCATTCAACGACCAGGGCTTTATTCGTAAACCCCATCAGGCCGATGGCATCTTTGCCTGTGGCTGGTGTTTCAATGCCGGGTGGACATTTGACTTCGACGCCCTGATGGCGGTAGTCGAGGCCAACCCGAGTTTGAGACTCAAGGCGGTGATGATAACCCCGGATGGCATCCTGGCCATTAACCGGCTTGAAACTGAATTGAGTCTGGCGGAGCTGGATGATGCCATGGACTCCCGCATCGAATTTATTGCCACAGAGCCCCTCGACTGGGATGCCATTGAAGGCGCGCTGCTGGCCAGTGGCAGCACTGTAGGTGGCAGCCCTGTAGTTTGA
- a CDS encoding DEAD/DEAH box helicase has product MSFDSLGLAAPLLQTLKQCGYPAPTEIQAQSIPVLLSGRDLIAVAQTGSGKTAAFALPILQQISNKGQRGGIQALVLVPTRELAVQVADAFTRYSAGLGLTALAVYGGVNIRPQRQALAAGVDILVATPGRLLDLTGQFGLSLASVSTLVLDEADRMLDMGFAPDIEKIRRQLGQHQSAMFSASFAERERELAGRWLANAVSLAAKDTGRIPQQLALEVFMLDKPRWAEFVAELVGKRNWRQALVFVSSREESNTLVAELALDGLQAAAFHGEKTQGARRRGLDEFKSGKQRLLVATDVAARGLDIEDLPVVISLGLPHGEEDLIHRLGRSARAGREGLAVIVLSPEMRADLPLLKALCPALPEVITPEGYSAKDPLPQRYRDSALSTSGSKPANKSGRHAGHRPGSRDGNRSGSRTGSRTAGGRAGSSNGSQRQSGKPARQGSGPKRQARD; this is encoded by the coding sequence ATGTCCTTCGATTCACTGGGATTGGCAGCACCTCTGCTGCAAACGCTGAAACAGTGCGGCTATCCTGCACCAACAGAAATTCAGGCCCAGAGTATCCCTGTGCTCCTCAGTGGCCGGGATTTGATTGCGGTAGCCCAAACCGGCAGCGGGAAAACGGCGGCCTTTGCTTTGCCGATATTGCAGCAGATCTCGAACAAGGGGCAGCGTGGCGGGATACAGGCGCTGGTATTGGTGCCAACCCGGGAACTGGCTGTGCAGGTAGCCGATGCCTTTACGCGCTACAGCGCCGGATTGGGGCTGACAGCACTCGCGGTTTACGGTGGGGTGAATATCCGTCCCCAACGTCAGGCGCTGGCCGCCGGAGTTGACATTCTGGTGGCGACCCCCGGGCGGCTTTTGGATTTGACCGGTCAATTTGGTCTGTCCCTTGCGAGTGTCAGCACCCTGGTGCTGGATGAAGCAGACCGCATGCTGGACATGGGCTTTGCCCCCGACATCGAAAAAATACGCCGCCAGCTCGGGCAGCACCAAAGCGCCATGTTTTCAGCGAGCTTTGCCGAGCGGGAGCGTGAGTTGGCAGGGCGCTGGCTCGCCAACGCGGTAAGCCTGGCCGCCAAAGACACAGGCCGTATCCCACAGCAGCTCGCCCTCGAAGTCTTTATGCTGGATAAGCCCCGATGGGCCGAATTTGTCGCCGAGCTGGTGGGAAAGCGCAACTGGCGTCAGGCACTGGTATTTGTCTCATCCCGGGAAGAATCCAATACCCTGGTGGCTGAGCTTGCCCTCGATGGGCTGCAGGCGGCCGCATTTCATGGTGAGAAAACCCAGGGCGCCAGACGGCGTGGCCTGGATGAGTTCAAATCCGGCAAACAGAGATTGCTGGTGGCAACCGACGTGGCGGCCAGGGGACTGGACATCGAAGACTTGCCCGTGGTGATAAGTCTGGGACTGCCCCACGGTGAAGAAGACCTGATACATCGTCTTGGCCGCAGTGCCAGGGCGGGGCGGGAAGGCCTGGCGGTGATAGTGCTGTCACCTGAGATGCGCGCCGATTTGCCCTTGCTGAAGGCACTTTGCCCGGCATTGCCTGAGGTAATAACTCCAGAGGGATACAGTGCGAAAGACCCCTTACCCCAGAGGTATCGCGACAGCGCTTTATCAACGTCGGGAAGTAAGCCTGCCAATAAGTCTGGCCGACATGCAGGGCATCGCCCCGGCAGCCGTGACGGCAATCGCAGTGGCAGCCGCACGGGAAGCCGAACAGCCGGTGGCCGGGCTGGCAGCAGTAATGGCTCACAGCGGCAATCAGGAAAGCCTGCCCGTCAGGGGAGCGGTCCAAAGCGGCAAGCACGGGACTGA
- a CDS encoding EAL domain-containing protein, which produces MTQGIFFPLVQNAALLLALVYLYDAIPWLKQQRIRWVWHIMLGLVIGAIGMTIMSARYEFAEGIYFDTRGVLLSVSGLYFGAVPTLIASAMMAIYRYGMGGPAMVAGIAGIAFAAVMGILWRIPWQKNLIEISTGPLLLLGVLVHIGSLLCFFIMPFDLAWELVSTIGTTVMLVCPLATLLLARLLARRLEIERDEKIKLQDDFLFRSQFNVGNIGIAITSVDKHWIKVNPRLCQMLKYSEKELLSMNWEQMSHEDDISTDLAQFNKMLAGTIEQYELNKRFYAKDGSIVHTHMTVACKRSAGRVQLVIAGFMDISAQTQSEMSVRASREQLSLVLASAELGFWDWDLKSDLIDRNERCAEMLGCSVDEMRQNHRIWMDSIHPDDRMAVLKSIDRHLQGHSDSHNMEYRIIRKSGEILWIRDTGRVMQKDSRGKALRMCGVHLDITQVRHNQEQMELAASVYNNSSEAMSVMDHKGNIITVNAAFADITGYSAKEVQGAHISQFYCSRNKPAFYDEVNQAIKETGRWQGEMWQQHKNGKEYLIWLTVNTIYDAYHRPHRRVALFSDITEKKAQEQIIWQQANYDPLTKLPNRRMLLDYLDREISLASRQKVRFALLFLDLDFFKEVNDTLGHDMGDKLLIECADRIKACVRDSDVVARLGGDEFTVMIRDIHDVGGVERAASKILKAIAEPFQLGSDSAYISVSIGITLFPEDASTREALLKNADQAMYAAKEQGRNRFNYFTPSMQEQARYRMRLIQDLRFAIEHQQFSLVYQPIVHLQSGKVHKAEALLRWHHPERGYISPTEFIPVAEDTGLIMEIGSWVFEHAARQCRDWHSVYGTSIQLSVNKSPVQFRDEGENFERWVALLEELELTNGGICIEITEGLLLDASSGVAEKLLTYRDAGIQVSLDDFGTGYSSLAYLKKFDIDYLKIDQSFTRNLEEDASDRTLCEAIIVMAQKLGMKVIAEGVETLKQQEILTAMGCDYAQGYLYSAPVSRAEFEARFLAEDPNHAPPPDKPETSKARPKAKATKKAQDA; this is translated from the coding sequence ATGACCCAGGGTATTTTTTTTCCGCTGGTCCAAAATGCCGCGCTGCTATTGGCGCTGGTGTACCTTTATGACGCCATCCCCTGGCTGAAACAGCAGCGGATCCGGTGGGTTTGGCACATCATGCTGGGATTGGTGATTGGCGCCATCGGCATGACCATCATGTCTGCCCGCTACGAATTTGCCGAGGGGATCTACTTTGATACCCGAGGTGTGCTGCTCAGTGTCAGCGGTCTCTATTTCGGCGCAGTTCCCACCCTGATTGCCTCAGCCATGATGGCCATCTATCGCTACGGTATGGGCGGTCCGGCCATGGTGGCCGGTATTGCCGGCATTGCCTTCGCCGCTGTCATGGGGATCCTGTGGCGCATCCCCTGGCAGAAAAATCTGATTGAGATAAGCACGGGGCCGTTATTGCTGCTTGGCGTGCTGGTTCACATTGGCAGCTTGCTGTGCTTCTTTATTATGCCCTTTGATCTGGCCTGGGAGCTGGTGTCTACCATAGGCACTACCGTAATGCTGGTATGTCCCCTGGCGACCTTGTTACTCGCCAGGCTGTTGGCCCGGCGGCTGGAGATTGAACGGGACGAAAAAATAAAGCTGCAGGATGATTTCCTGTTTCGCTCGCAATTCAATGTCGGCAACATCGGCATTGCCATCACCTCCGTTGACAAGCACTGGATTAAGGTTAACCCCAGGTTGTGCCAGATGCTCAAGTATTCTGAAAAAGAGCTGCTGTCGATGAACTGGGAGCAGATGTCCCACGAAGACGATATTTCCACGGATCTTGCCCAATTCAATAAGATGTTGGCGGGCACGATAGAACAGTACGAACTCAATAAACGCTTTTATGCCAAAGATGGCAGCATAGTCCACACCCATATGACGGTGGCCTGTAAGCGCAGTGCCGGCAGGGTACAGTTGGTGATTGCCGGTTTTATGGATATTTCGGCACAGACCCAATCAGAGATGTCAGTGCGCGCCAGTCGCGAACAGTTGTCCCTGGTGCTAGCCTCCGCCGAGCTGGGGTTTTGGGACTGGGATTTGAAAAGTGACCTGATTGACCGCAACGAGCGCTGCGCCGAAATGCTGGGATGCTCGGTGGATGAAATGCGTCAGAACCACAGGATTTGGATGGACTCCATTCATCCGGATGATCGCATGGCAGTGCTCAAGTCCATCGACCGACATTTGCAGGGCCACAGCGACAGTCACAATATGGAATATCGCATTATTCGTAAAAGCGGTGAGATACTGTGGATTAGGGACACAGGTCGGGTGATGCAAAAAGACAGCCGTGGTAAAGCGCTCAGGATGTGCGGTGTACATCTGGATATCACCCAGGTTCGCCACAACCAGGAGCAGATGGAGCTGGCAGCCTCTGTTTATAACAACTCCAGTGAAGCCATGAGCGTAATGGACCACAAGGGTAACATTATCACGGTCAACGCCGCCTTTGCCGATATCACCGGTTATTCGGCGAAGGAGGTGCAGGGCGCTCACATCAGCCAGTTTTATTGCTCACGAAACAAGCCAGCTTTTTATGATGAGGTTAATCAGGCCATTAAAGAAACCGGCCGTTGGCAGGGGGAAATGTGGCAACAGCACAAAAATGGTAAGGAATACCTTATTTGGCTTACCGTGAACACCATTTACGATGCTTACCACAGGCCCCATCGCCGGGTAGCACTGTTCTCTGATATCACAGAGAAAAAGGCCCAGGAGCAGATTATTTGGCAGCAGGCCAACTACGACCCCCTCACCAAGTTGCCCAACAGACGCATGTTGCTGGATTACCTCGACCGGGAGATTTCCCTGGCATCCCGGCAAAAAGTGCGCTTTGCACTGCTGTTTTTGGATTTGGATTTTTTCAAAGAGGTTAACGACACCCTGGGCCATGACATGGGGGACAAGCTCCTCATCGAGTGCGCTGACAGAATCAAAGCCTGTGTGCGTGACTCGGATGTGGTGGCTCGCCTTGGTGGTGACGAATTTACCGTAATGATCCGCGATATCCACGATGTGGGTGGGGTAGAGCGGGCGGCCAGCAAAATTCTCAAGGCCATTGCCGAGCCATTCCAGCTGGGGTCGGATTCGGCCTACATCAGTGTCAGTATCGGCATTACCCTGTTTCCCGAGGATGCCAGTACCCGGGAGGCGCTGCTGAAAAATGCCGATCAGGCCATGTATGCGGCCAAGGAGCAGGGGCGTAACCGCTTCAATTACTTCACGCCTTCAATGCAGGAGCAGGCCAGGTACCGGATGCGGCTTATTCAGGACTTACGCTTTGCGATTGAGCATCAGCAGTTCAGTCTGGTGTATCAGCCCATAGTGCATCTGCAAAGCGGCAAGGTGCACAAGGCAGAAGCCCTGCTGCGCTGGCATCATCCCGAGCGGGGGTATATCTCGCCGACCGAGTTTATTCCGGTTGCCGAAGACACAGGGCTGATTATGGAAATTGGCTCCTGGGTATTTGAGCATGCCGCGCGGCAATGCCGCGACTGGCACAGTGTGTATGGCACCAGCATACAATTGTCGGTGAACAAGTCGCCGGTGCAGTTTCGCGATGAAGGGGAAAACTTTGAGCGCTGGGTCGCCCTGCTTGAGGAGCTGGAACTGACTAACGGCGGGATCTGCATCGAAATTACCGAAGGCTTGTTACTGGATGCCTCCTCCGGGGTGGCTGAAAAACTGCTCACGTACAGGGACGCCGGCATTCAGGTGTCTTTGGACGATTTCGGCACAGGTTATTCTTCGCTGGCGTATCTGAAAAAATTTGATATCGACTACCTTAAAATCGACCAATCCTTTACCCGCAATCTGGAAGAGGACGCCAGCGACAGAACCCTGTGTGAGGCCATTATTGTGATGGCACAAAAACTCGGGATGAAGGTGATTGCCGAAGGAGTTGAAACCCTGAAACAGCAAGAGATCCTCACGGCCATGGGCTGTGATTATGCCCAGGGCTACCTGTATTCGGCGCCTGTCTCCCGGGCGGAATTCGAGGCGCGTTTTCTGGCTGAGGATCCCAATCATGCGCCGCCGCCCGATAAGCCTGAAACCAGCAAGGCCAGGCCCAAAGCCAAGGCAACCAAAAAGGCGCAGGATGCCTGA
- a CDS encoding glycogen synthase — translation MQISNAINTEASAHPVQVLMLCAEHGALAGAKVGGMADVLAGLPPALKAKGVQASVVMPGYGFLGCQGHGTDEAPRRFFSVPFRHGMVQISLQQLPDPRDEGLSIYLLDNPAWHTAPGQLYVASGDGRPFADDADRFALFGVAVAEALLQGIIPKPQVLHLHDWHQGFFALLRGIDPRYGELKAIPSVLSIHNLALQGTRPLAQEASSLAAWYPWLGQYPAQILDRRYPNCVNPLRAAICLSDRVHLVSPNYCREVLRPSDPATGFVGGEGLEEDLQHCDGKQQLVGILNGCDYPDEPQEIRPSVQQLVLGCHRTLTAAQANRDTVRALDFIAAQRLWQPMDEHAFLLTFVGRLTSQKVELLRHRLDGKRVLEQILQRLGLFSPLARFFMLGNGDDRIAREFQQLAARYDNFIFINHFDVKLSELLYRRGDLFLMPSSFEPCGISQMLAMRSGQPCLVSSVGGLVDTVKDGENGWRFDGDDTDSQARALLNKLDYLLHTTGTPDWQRVAKAALETRFTWEEAAASYLDKLYRPLLGTY, via the coding sequence TTGCAAATTTCAAATGCAATCAACACAGAAGCGTCAGCACACCCAGTGCAGGTACTGATGCTGTGCGCCGAACACGGCGCCCTCGCTGGAGCAAAAGTTGGCGGCATGGCCGACGTGCTGGCGGGTTTGCCGCCGGCGCTTAAGGCCAAAGGCGTACAGGCCAGTGTGGTTATGCCGGGTTATGGTTTTCTTGGATGTCAGGGCCATGGCACCGATGAGGCGCCGCGCCGCTTTTTCAGCGTGCCTTTTCGCCACGGTATGGTGCAGATAAGTCTGCAGCAGCTCCCCGACCCAAGGGATGAGGGCTTAAGCATTTATCTGCTCGACAATCCGGCGTGGCACACGGCGCCGGGTCAGCTCTATGTGGCCAGTGGTGATGGCCGTCCCTTTGCCGACGATGCCGACCGCTTCGCGCTTTTTGGTGTGGCGGTGGCCGAAGCGCTCTTGCAGGGGATAATTCCAAAACCACAGGTCCTGCATCTGCATGACTGGCATCAGGGCTTTTTTGCGCTGCTGCGCGGTATCGACCCTCGCTACGGGGAGCTTAAGGCCATCCCCTCGGTGCTCAGTATCCATAATCTGGCGCTGCAGGGTACCCGCCCCCTGGCTCAGGAGGCATCGTCCCTGGCCGCCTGGTACCCCTGGCTTGGGCAATATCCAGCACAGATACTGGACCGCCGCTATCCCAATTGCGTTAACCCTTTGCGGGCAGCCATTTGCCTGAGTGACAGGGTGCATCTGGTATCTCCCAACTATTGCCGTGAGGTGCTCAGGCCATCCGACCCCGCCACCGGGTTTGTGGGAGGGGAGGGGCTGGAAGAAGACCTTCAGCACTGTGATGGAAAACAGCAGTTGGTGGGGATCCTCAATGGTTGTGATTATCCCGATGAGCCGCAGGAAATAAGACCCTCGGTACAGCAACTGGTGCTGGGGTGTCACCGCACCCTGACGGCAGCTCAGGCCAACCGCGATACGGTCAGGGCGCTGGACTTTATCGCCGCGCAGCGATTGTGGCAACCCATGGACGAACATGCTTTTTTACTGACCTTTGTCGGTCGGCTCACCTCGCAAAAGGTGGAGCTGCTCAGGCACCGCCTGGATGGAAAGCGCGTGCTGGAGCAGATACTGCAGCGACTCGGGCTCTTCAGCCCTCTGGCGCGCTTTTTTATGCTCGGCAATGGCGATGACAGGATAGCAAGGGAGTTCCAGCAACTGGCAGCAAGGTATGATAATTTCATTTTTATCAATCATTTTGATGTGAAACTGTCGGAGCTGCTCTATCGGCGCGGGGATCTGTTTTTGATGCCAAGCAGCTTTGAGCCCTGCGGCATCAGCCAGATGCTGGCCATGCGCAGTGGCCAGCCCTGTCTGGTCTCAAGCGTGGGGGGATTGGTGGACACGGTGAAGGATGGCGAAAATGGCTGGCGCTTCGATGGGGATGACACAGACTCCCAGGCCAGGGCCTTGCTGAATAAGCTGGATTACCTGCTGCACACCACAGGCACTCCAGACTGGCAGCGGGTTGCAAAAGCGGCATTGGAGACGCGTTTTACCTGGGAAGAGGCCGCAGCTTCCTATCTGGATAAACTCTACCGGCCATTGCTCGGGACATACTGA